In Elusimicrobiota bacterium, a single genomic region encodes these proteins:
- a CDS encoding tetratricopeptide repeat protein encodes MTDPFSRLESARELCAVGRPDRALGLLKASVPAPLEAERRLILGEALRGRGYFGRASGEYRAALERVDPADRDLAFDAWLGLARCARSLGAVAEARRALGRARRVPGADRETLALEDALVLRAESRHRPALKALLPMLANARVRRDWSAAGFLLWAIAGSRRFSGDLAGSHRDFKGSLAAFRRGNDAEGEAYALFGLGGIARVRGLFPEARRAYVEAGKRLKSGPDLFGRAYAHCGLANCLRQMGLLDEAEKNYRASYKLYAGLDDRVDLAFVDWGLGQIFQRRGRLPQAERRYRAALGAFAGGGEDRGLVLARKSLAEVLHARGRTAEAEKLFDSAVSLARRAGLTAHLESYT; translated from the coding sequence GTGACCGATCCCTTCTCCCGCCTCGAATCCGCCCGCGAGCTGTGCGCCGTCGGCCGTCCCGACCGGGCCCTCGGCCTGCTCAAGGCCTCCGTCCCCGCGCCGCTCGAGGCCGAGCGCCGGCTGATCCTGGGAGAGGCCCTGCGGGGCCGGGGCTACTTCGGACGCGCGAGCGGCGAATACCGCGCCGCCCTCGAGCGAGTGGACCCGGCGGACCGCGACCTCGCCTTCGACGCCTGGCTCGGCCTCGCGCGCTGCGCGCGCAGCCTGGGCGCCGTGGCCGAGGCCCGGCGGGCCCTCGGACGCGCCCGCCGCGTCCCCGGCGCCGACCGGGAGACCTTGGCGCTCGAGGACGCTCTCGTGCTGCGCGCGGAGAGCCGCCACCGCCCCGCGCTCAAGGCGCTCTTGCCGATGCTGGCCAACGCGCGCGTCCGCCGCGACTGGTCCGCCGCCGGCTTCCTTTTATGGGCGATCGCTGGCTCGCGCCGCTTCTCCGGCGACCTCGCCGGCTCCCACCGCGATTTCAAGGGATCCCTCGCCGCATTCCGGCGCGGCAACGACGCGGAGGGCGAGGCCTACGCCCTGTTCGGCCTGGGCGGCATAGCCCGCGTCCGCGGCCTGTTCCCCGAGGCCCGCCGCGCGTACGTCGAGGCGGGCAAGCGCCTCAAGTCCGGCCCCGATCTCTTCGGCCGCGCCTACGCCCACTGCGGCCTCGCCAACTGCCTCCGCCAGATGGGCCTGCTCGACGAGGCGGAGAAGAACTACCGCGCGTCCTATAAGCTGTACGCCGGCCTCGACGACCGCGTCGACCTCGCCTTCGTGGACTGGGGCCTGGGGCAGATCTTCCAGCGCCGCGGCCGCCTGCCCCAGGCGGAGCGCCGTTACCGCGCGGCCCTCGGCGCTTTCGCCGGCGGCGGCGAGGACCGCGGCCTCGTCCTCGCCCGCAAGTCGCTGGCCGAGGTCCTCCACGCCCGCGGCCGCACCGCCGAGGCCGAGAAGCTCTTCGACTCCGCCGTCTCCCTCGCCCGCCGCGCCGGCCTGACCGCGCATCTGGAATCGTATACCTGA
- a CDS encoding ferrous iron transport protein A, protein MTLEALPFDVPVRVLGYAALSVFDKDRLSGLGLRPGVSVVKILKTPLQDPVECLVGSQLLAIEARLLPHIRVEAL, encoded by the coding sequence ATGACTCTGGAGGCCCTGCCGTTCGACGTGCCGGTGCGGGTGCTGGGCTACGCCGCGCTCTCGGTCTTCGACAAGGACCGTCTCTCCGGCCTGGGCCTGCGGCCGGGGGTCTCCGTGGTCAAGATACTGAAGACCCCCCTCCAGGACCCCGTCGAGTGCCTCGTCGGCTCCCAGCTGCTGGCGATCGAAGCCCGCCTCCTGCCCCACATCCGCGTGGAGGCCCTGTGA
- the lptB gene encoding LPS export ABC transporter ATP-binding protein — protein sequence MKLEAKDIRKTYGERMVVKGVSLDVSSGEIVGLLGPNGAGKTTSFYSLAGFVTPEEGKILLDGDDVTSLPMYERARRGLGYLAQEPTVFKGLTVEENLRAVIERSTAGKLEQMRRVKGLLEEFGLWDMRRQKAWTLSGGEKRRLEVARCMIGSPKLILLDEPFVGIDPITVGELKAIIRKLVAQGIGVLITDHNVRETLPIIDRAYLIFDGRIIVEGTAKNLIDDAQARELYLGKDFKI from the coding sequence ATGAAGCTCGAAGCCAAAGACATCCGCAAGACCTACGGCGAGCGCATGGTCGTCAAAGGCGTCTCGCTCGACGTGTCGTCCGGCGAGATCGTCGGCCTGCTGGGCCCCAACGGCGCCGGCAAGACGACGTCCTTCTACAGCCTCGCGGGCTTCGTGACGCCCGAGGAGGGCAAGATCCTCCTCGACGGAGACGACGTGACCTCCCTGCCGATGTACGAGCGCGCCCGCCGGGGCCTCGGCTACCTCGCGCAGGAGCCGACGGTGTTCAAGGGCCTGACGGTCGAGGAGAACCTGCGCGCCGTCATCGAGCGCTCGACGGCGGGCAAGCTCGAGCAGATGCGCCGCGTGAAGGGCCTCCTCGAGGAGTTCGGCCTGTGGGACATGCGGCGGCAGAAGGCCTGGACCCTGTCCGGCGGAGAGAAGCGCCGCCTCGAGGTCGCGCGCTGCATGATCGGCAGCCCGAAGCTCATCCTGCTCGACGAGCCCTTCGTCGGCATCGACCCGATCACGGTCGGGGAGCTCAAGGCCATCATCCGCAAGCTCGTCGCCCAGGGCATCGGCGTGCTGATCACGGACCACAACGTCCGCGAGACCCTGCCCATCATCGACCGGGCCTACCTGATCTTCGACGGGCGCATCATCGTCGAGGGCACGGCCAAGAACCTGATCGACGACGCCCAGGCCCGCGAGCTCTACCTGGGCAAGGACTTCAAGATCTAG
- the kdsA gene encoding 3-deoxy-8-phosphooctulonate synthase: MRENIVKVGQVRFGNDLPVAFIGGPCVIESESLLRSVGRALKKAAGRQGFVLKASYDKANRTSLKSFRGPGMEEGLRTLAKVAAELGVPCVTDVHEPQHAAIAARYVDMLQVPAFLSRQTDLLLACGRTGKAVNVKKGQFLSPWDMRHAVEKLLSTGNKNILLTERGASFGYGNLIVDMRSYAIMRGFGFPVIHDATHCVQLPGGNGATTGGQRQFVRPIARAAVAVGVAGVFFETHPNPDKALSDGPNALALADVPAFLREVRRFDALSKELR, from the coding sequence ATGCGTGAGAACATCGTCAAGGTAGGTCAGGTCCGCTTCGGCAACGACCTTCCGGTCGCCTTCATCGGCGGCCCCTGCGTCATCGAGTCCGAGTCCCTGCTGCGCTCCGTCGGCCGCGCCCTGAAGAAGGCGGCCGGCCGGCAGGGCTTCGTGCTCAAGGCGTCCTACGACAAGGCCAACCGCACCTCGCTCAAGTCCTTCCGCGGCCCGGGCATGGAGGAGGGCCTGAGGACCTTGGCCAAGGTGGCCGCCGAGCTGGGCGTGCCGTGCGTGACCGACGTCCATGAGCCCCAGCACGCGGCGATCGCCGCGCGCTACGTGGACATGCTCCAGGTCCCGGCGTTCCTCAGCCGTCAGACGGATCTGCTGCTCGCCTGCGGCCGGACGGGCAAGGCCGTCAACGTGAAAAAGGGCCAGTTCCTGTCGCCCTGGGACATGAGGCACGCGGTCGAGAAGCTCCTGTCGACCGGCAACAAGAACATCCTTCTCACCGAGCGCGGCGCGTCCTTCGGCTACGGCAACCTGATCGTCGACATGCGCTCGTATGCCATCATGCGGGGATTCGGTTTTCCCGTGATCCATGACGCGACGCACTGCGTGCAGCTGCCCGGCGGCAACGGCGCGACCACCGGCGGCCAGCGCCAGTTCGTGCGTCCGATCGCGCGGGCCGCGGTCGCGGTCGGCGTCGCCGGCGTCTTCTTCGAGACCCATCCGAACCCCGACAAGGCGCTGTCGGACGGGCCCAACGCCCTGGCGCTCGCCGACGTCCCCGCGTTCCTGCGCGAAGTCCGCCGCTTCGACGCCCTGTCCAAGGAGCTCCGATGA
- the lptC gene encoding LPS export ABC transporter periplasmic protein LptC produces the protein MRHALAALLLACSACGRTGEAEREERRQVMEGLTLSQSDKGEPSWTLKSSRAILREDAKLATLTEPVMEFYKKGKAVSRVTALSGEVDTDSHGVRLSSSVVLDSFDDRSRLTTTELFYDSTRGRFTTTADILVKRPEGVLRGRGLEAKPDLSEIRVFNQSSTLSGKPR, from the coding sequence ATGCGGCACGCTCTCGCGGCGCTCCTGCTCGCCTGTTCGGCCTGCGGAAGGACCGGAGAGGCGGAGCGCGAGGAGCGGCGGCAGGTGATGGAGGGCTTGACCCTCAGCCAATCGGACAAGGGCGAGCCCTCGTGGACGCTCAAGTCCTCGCGCGCGATCCTGCGCGAGGACGCGAAGCTCGCGACCTTGACCGAGCCCGTGATGGAGTTCTACAAGAAGGGCAAGGCCGTCTCCCGCGTCACCGCCCTCTCCGGGGAGGTCGATACCGATTCCCACGGCGTGCGGCTCTCCTCCTCCGTCGTGCTCGACTCCTTCGACGACCGCTCGCGCCTGACCACCACCGAGCTGTTCTACGACTCGACGCGGGGCCGGTTCACGACCACCGCCGACATCCTGGTCAAGCGTCCGGAGGGCGTGCTGCGCGGACGCGGCCTCGAGGCCAAGCCCGACCTCTCCGAGATACGCGTCTTCAACCAGAGCTCGACCTTGAGCGGGAAGCCCCGATGA